A window from Drosophila miranda strain MSH22 chromosome Y unlocalized genomic scaffold, D.miranda_PacBio2.1 Contig_Y2_pilon, whole genome shotgun sequence encodes these proteins:
- the LOC117193561 gene encoding WD repeat-containing protein 5-like, whose protein sequence is MRMPPGAAAKNKPNYRIIKGATAGHLSCVSSVKFSADGDYLVSASADRLLKLWAVRPIQSYQTLAGHEKGINEVVCAQNGKLIVSCGDDKMVKLWDSNSNSCVKTLQGHLNCVFCCFFNPQTNLILSASFDGSVHLWDLRTGRTLKSLAAHGDPTTSVDFNRTGSHFITSSHDGFIRMWESATFHLVKTLLTDDDNPVVGHAKFSPNGKYILSSTFDNTHKLWNYEKSKVLRRYTGHKNECYCLTANFSVTGGMWIVSGSEEKSLCIWSLQTSELVQKIDTNGDLVICTDCHPKENIIATGSLEKPFTVKAWKSCE, encoded by the coding sequence ATGAGAATGCCGCCAGGCGCTGCTGCCAAGAATAAACCCAACTACCGCATCATCAAGGGCGCAACGGCAGGCCACTTAAGCTGCGTCTCATCGGTAAAGTTCAGCGCGGATGGCGATTATCTGGTAAGCGCATCCGCAGACCGTTTGCTCAAGTTGTGGGCTGTACGCCCGATCCAAAGTTATCAGACGCTGGCAGGACACGAGAAGGGCATCAACGAGGTAGTGTGTGCACAGAATGGAAAACTTATCGTCAGTTGCGGCGACGACAAAATGGTTAAGCTATGGGACTCGAATAGCAACAGTTGCGTCAAGACCTTGCAGGGACATTTAAACTGTGTATTCTGCTGCTTCTTCAATCCGCAGACAAATCTCATTTTGTCTGCCAGTTTCGATGGTTCGGTGCACTTGTGGGATCTCCGAACTGGCAGGACTCTTAAGAGCTTGGCCGCTCATGGGGATCCCACTACATCTGTGGACTTTAACCGCACCGGCAGTCACTTCATTACGAGCAGCCACGACGGATTCATACGAATGTGGGAATCCGCCACCTTCCACCTCGTGAAGACGCTCTTGACTGACGACGACAACCCCGTGGTGGGGCATGCAAAGTTCTCGCCCAACGGCAAATACATACTGAGCTCCACCTTTGACAACACCCACAAATTGTGGAATTACGAAAAGTCAAAGGTTCTGCGCAGGTATACCGGACACAAGAATGAGTGCTACTGCCTGACCGCCAACTTCTCGGTAACGGGCGGGATGTGGATTGTTTCGGGCAGTGAGGAGAAATCGCTATGCATCTGGAGCCTGCAGACAAGTGAGCTGGTCCAGAAGATTGACACCAACGGCGACTTGGTTATTTGCACCGACTGTCATCCAAAGGAGAACATCATTGCCACTGGTTCCCTTGAGAAGCCCTTCACCGTCAAGGCATGGAAGAGCTGTGAATAA
- the LOC117193559 gene encoding larval serum protein 2-like isoform X1: MKSFTAIAVISVALLALGCHAKHIESKVADKDFLGKQKFVFETLQHIYQDDVFVSEYTATYAEYKPWDHVGDYHHPELLEHFFELWQHHPFHDDQVWSVMYERHEEYAVGLVRLFYFAKNWETFQHAVFWARQHVNKQLFVNAFTVVTIARDDMQGIILPAHYEIHPWSFFGGQTLEMAEHYKMHGFHHVKKMDNIYNVVLKSNYSNHYGNLNYDHELAYFLEDVGFNSFYYYYNLDYPFWTKGSEHHVLNKDRRGELYLYTHWQLLARWYLERLSNDMGEVPTFNMYEPVASGYFSALRSYNGVPDWHRDNHHSFYHEHNIEHIQEVELYTQRVMDWIHKNEKFDVEVINQLGNIIQGNADSIDKKFYGSLDKEYRHIVNGGHQVGKHYESFPGRFMHYDTSLRDPLFYEVYKNLVGHYWHLMETFPEYKKHDYEFVGVKIDAVHMPESLTTYFEYFDADISNAVNVEPVVMDSHDSLYSFGRKSHYNGVSYVIKARQHRLNHKPF; this comes from the coding sequence ATGAAGTCGTTCACGGCGATCGCAGTTATTTCGGTGGCACTGCTGGCACTTGGCTGCCATGCCAAGCATATTGAGTCGAAAGTGGCCGACAAGGACTTCCTGGGAAAGCAAAAGTTTGTCTTCGAGACGCTGCAGCACATCTACCAGGACGATGTTTTTGTCAGTGAGTACACTGCCACCTACGCCGAATACAAGCCATGGGATCATGTGGGCGACTACCATCACCCCGAGTTGTTGGAGCATTTCTTCGAGCTCTGGCAGCACCATCCATTCCATGACGATCAGGTGTGGTCCGTGATGTACGAGCGCCATGAGGAATACGCTGTCGGTCTGGTGCGCCTCTTCTACTTTGCCAAGAACTGGGAAACCTTCCAACACGCTGTCTTCTGGGCCCGCCAGCACGTGAACAAGCAGCTGTTTGTTAACGCCTTCACCGTTGTCACCATCGCCCGCGACGACATGCAGGGCATCATCCTGCCGGCTCACTACGAGATCCATCCCTGGAGCTTCTTCGGCGGCCAGACCCTGGAGATGGCTGAGCACTACAAGATGCACGGCTTCCACCACGTGAAGAAAATGGACAACATCTACAATGTGGTGCTCAAGTCGAACTACTCGAACCATTACGGCAACCTCAACTACGATCACGAGCTGGCATACTTCCTGGAGGATGTTGGTTTCAACAGCTTCTACTACTACTACAACCTCGACTACCCGTTCTGGACCAAGGGCTCGGAGCACCATGTGCTGAACAAGGACCGTCGCGGAGAGCTCTACCTGTACACCCACTGGCAGCTGCTCGCCCGCTGGTATCTGGAGCGTCTGTCCAACGACATGGGCGAGGTGCCCACATTCAACATGTACGAACCGGTCGCCTCCGGCTACTTCAGCGCCCTTCGCAGCTACAATGGCGTTCCCGACTGGCACCGCGACAACCACCACAGCTTCTACCATGAGCACAACATCGAGCACATCCAGGAAGTTGAGCTTTACACACAGCGTGTGATGGACTGGATTCACAAAAACGAGAAATTCGATGTGGAGGTTATCAACCAGCTGGGAAATATCATTCAGGGAAATGCGGACAGCATTGACAAGAAGTTCTACGGTAGCCTGGACAAGGAGTACCGTCACATCGTGAACGGAGGACACCAAGTCGGCAAGCACTACGAGAGCTTCCCCGGCCGTTTCATGCACTACGACACGTCGCTCCGCGACCCCCTGTTCTACGAAGTGTACAAGAACCTGGTCGGCCACTATTGGCACCTCATGGAGACCTTCCCCGAGTACAAGAAACACGACTACGAATTCGTGGGCGTCAAGATCGATGCCGTTCACATGCCCGAGAGCCTTACCACCTACTTCGAGTACTTCGATGCCGACATCAGCAATGCTGTTAAT
- the LOC117193559 gene encoding larval serum protein 2-like isoform X2, protein MKSFTAIAVISVALLALGCHAKHIESKVADKDFLGKQKFVFETLQHIYQDDVFVSEYTATYAEYKPWDHVGDYHHPELLEHFFELWQHHPFHDDQVWSVMYERHEEYAVGLVRLFYFAKNWETFQHAVFWARQHVNKQLFVNAFTVVTIARDDMQGIILPAHYEIHPWSFFGGQTLEMAEHYKMHGFHHVKKMDNIYNVVLKSNYSNHYGNLNYDHELAYFLEDVGFNSFYYYYNLDYPFWTKGSEHHVLNKDRRGELYLYTHWQLLARWYLERLSNDMGEVPTFNMYEPVASGYFSALRSYNGVPDWHRDNHHSFYHEHNIEHIQEVELYTQRVMDWIHKNEKFDVEVINQLGNIIQGNADSIDKKFYGSLDKEYRHIVNGGHQVGKHYESFPGRFMHYDTSLRDPLFYEVYKNLVGHYWHLMETFPEYKKHDYEFVGVKIDAVHMPESLTTYFEYFDADISNAVRRNSHYNGVSYVIKARQHRLNHKPFEFTLDVSADKAQDAIVKVFIGPKYDEHGHVIPLEHNYQNFFELDHFKVHLEAGVTHIKRNSGDFFIWVNDRTTYLELYQKLMDASVSDYKFKLDQSEAHCGVPNRMMLPKGKKGGQVYQFFYMVYPFHETAVAQYTGYDLIISCGIGHGSRYVDALPFGFPFNRPVKHDYYFDVHNFKFFDVKIFHRDEHTNVA, encoded by the exons ATGAAGTCGTTCACGGCGATCGCAGTTATTTCGGTGGCACTGCTGGCACTTGGCTGCCATGCCAAGCATATTGAGTCGAAAGTGGCCGACAAGGACTTCCTGGGAAAGCAAAAGTTTGTCTTCGAGACGCTGCAGCACATCTACCAGGACGATGTTTTTGTCAGTGAGTACACTGCCACCTACGCCGAATACAAGCCATGGGATCATGTGGGCGACTACCATCACCCCGAGTTGTTGGAGCATTTCTTCGAGCTCTGGCAGCACCATCCATTCCATGACGATCAGGTGTGGTCCGTGATGTACGAGCGCCATGAGGAATACGCTGTCGGTCTGGTGCGCCTCTTCTACTTTGCCAAGAACTGGGAAACCTTCCAACACGCTGTCTTCTGGGCCCGCCAGCACGTGAACAAGCAGCTGTTTGTTAACGCCTTCACCGTTGTCACCATCGCCCGCGACGACATGCAGGGCATCATCCTGCCGGCTCACTACGAGATCCATCCCTGGAGCTTCTTCGGCGGCCAGACCCTGGAGATGGCTGAGCACTACAAGATGCACGGCTTCCACCACGTGAAGAAAATGGACAACATCTACAATGTGGTGCTCAAGTCGAACTACTCGAACCATTACGGCAACCTCAACTACGATCACGAGCTGGCATACTTCCTGGAGGATGTTGGTTTCAACAGCTTCTACTACTACTACAACCTCGACTACCCGTTCTGGACCAAGGGCTCGGAGCACCATGTGCTGAACAAGGACCGTCGCGGAGAGCTCTACCTGTACACCCACTGGCAGCTGCTCGCCCGCTGGTATCTGGAGCGTCTGTCCAACGACATGGGCGAGGTGCCCACATTCAACATGTACGAACCGGTCGCCTCCGGCTACTTCAGCGCCCTTCGCAGCTACAATGGCGTTCCCGACTGGCACCGCGACAACCACCACAGCTTCTACCATGAGCACAACATCGAGCACATCCAGGAAGTTGAGCTTTACACACAGCGTGTGATGGACTGGATTCACAAAAACGAGAAATTCGATGTGGAGGTTATCAACCAGCTGGGAAATATCATTCAGGGAAATGCGGACAGCATTGACAAGAAGTTCTACGGTAGCCTGGACAAGGAGTACCGTCACATCGTGAACGGAGGACACCAAGTCGGCAAGCACTACGAGAGCTTCCCCGGCCGTTTCATGCACTACGACACGTCGCTCCGCGACCCCCTGTTCTACGAAGTGTACAAGAACCTGGTCGGCCACTATTGGCACCTCATGGAGACCTTCCCCGAGTACAAGAAACACGACTACGAATTCGTGGGCGTCAAGATCGATGCCGTTCACATGCCCGAGAGCCTTACCACCTACTTCGAGTACTTCGATGCCGACATCAGCAATGCTGTTA GACGCAACTCACACTACAACGGTGTGAGCTACGTGATCAAGGCGCGCCAGCATCGCCTGAACCACAAGCCCTTCGAATTCACCCTGGACGTCAGTGCCGACAAGGCCCAGGATGCCATTGTGAAGGTTTTCATTGGACCCAAATACGACGAGCACGGACACGTCATCCCACTCGAGCACAACTATCAGAACTTCTTCGAGCTGGACCACTTCAAGGTCCATCTGGAGGCCGGCGTCACTCACATCAAGCGCAACAGCGGCGACTTCTTCATCTGGGTCAACGATCGCACCACCTACCTGGAGCTGTACCAAAAGCTGATGGATGCCTCCGTCAGCGATTACAAGTTCAAGTTGGATCAGTCTGAGGCCCACTGCGGTGTCCCCAACCGTATGATGCTGCCAAAGGGAAAGAAGGGCGGCCAGGTCTACCAGTTCTTCTACATGGTCTATCCCTTCCATGAGACTGCCGTGGCCCAGTACACCGGCTACGATCTAATCATCAGCTGCGGCATTGGTCACGGATCCCGCTATGTGGATGCGTTGCCCTTCGGTTTCCCCTTCAATCGCCCAGTGAAGCACGATTACTACTTCGATGTGCACAACTTCAAGTTCTTCGACGTGAAGATCTTCCACCGTGACGAGCACACCAATGTGGCCTAG